A region of Culicoides brevitarsis isolate CSIRO-B50_1 chromosome 1, AGI_CSIRO_Cbre_v1, whole genome shotgun sequence DNA encodes the following proteins:
- the LOC134838434 gene encoding carboxypeptidase N subunit 2-like: MTHFHICFILSLFISSSFSIDVNNLGKSQIPILTAEICDKKPEIEEITLLSANITKIETNALHKCNRVVKIWLEDNLLTDLFSETFKNKPKLRELNLRRNRLEYLDEDVFDGLAALETLNLQCNKLIFFSSRHTQDLMLLKYLNIASNHLINLEINELLAKLPQLGFINYNGNDISCARHAVISAKINASGVGMGDAHCDGIRSVDLIESESPQYTAEPYFCMPDDKWDLRSTEVIARIDELKQRKKYETKK, translated from the coding sequence ATGACTCATTTTCACATCTGCTTCATTCTTTCGCTGTTCATCAGTAGTTCCTTCTCTATTGATGTCAACAACTTGGGAAAATCACAAATCCCCATTCTAACCGCAGAAATTTGCGACAAAAAACCAGAAATCGAGGAAATTACGCTTTTAAGTGCGAACATCACGAAAATCGAGACAAACGCTTTGCACAAATGTAATCGCGTTGTAAAAATTTGGCTCGAAGATAACCTGCTGACCGATTTGTTCTCGGAAACGTTCAAAAACAAACCAAAACTGCGGGAATTAAATTTGCGACGAAATCGTCTCGAGTATTTGGACGAAGATGTCTTCGATGGCTTAGCTGCGTTAGAAACACTTAATCTGCAATGTaacaaattgattttcttctcGTCGCGTCACACGCAAGACTTGATGCTGCTGAAATACTTAAACATCGCCAGCAATCACTTGATTAATCTCGAAATTAATGAACTGCTTGCCAAGTTACCGCAATTGGGATTCATCAATTACAACGGGAATGACATTTCTTGCGCGCGTCACGCTGTAATTTCGGCAAAAATTAATGCTTCGGGTGTCGGCATGGGTGACGCACATTGCGATGGCATCCGGAGTGTCGACTTGATTGAGAGCGAAAGTCCCCAATATACGGCAGAACCGTACTTTTGTATGCCGGATGATAAATGGGATCTGAGATCGACGGAGGTCATCGCACGCATTGACGAATTGAAgcagagaaaaaagtacgaaacgaagaaataa